In Primulina huaijiensis isolate GDHJ02 chromosome 4, ASM1229523v2, whole genome shotgun sequence, a genomic segment contains:
- the LOC140974763 gene encoding cytochrome P450 736A117-like, with product MLLNLFLLLLTGLFLVYFVTIWLYKPCSNKRLPPSPPKLPILGNLHQLSPLTHRSLQSLGRKYGPVFLLHFGSKPVFIVQSADVAKEIMKTNDLLFADKPTARITDKLFYNSKDILVAPYGEYWRKMKSMCILQLLNAKRVQSFHAIREEETALLIERIKSCSSSCLPVNLSELFLSLANDLICRSAFGRKYTDGNKFPMLLKELLHLLGRVRIGEFIPFLAWIDRVSGFDAKVDSIAKEFDDFLEIVIQEHMNTGQDKGDAVVEEEKSRENFADILLKIYKDNVTGVYIDRDNIKGIILDILVGGTDTTSTTLEWAMTELLRHPTVLKKLQSEVREILKGRQDITDDDMEKMHYLKAVIKETLRYHPPIPFIARVARDSLKIMGFDIALGTMVITNAWAIGRDPASWTEPERFMPERFLNSSVDFKGHDFGFIPFGAGRRGCPGIAFATASVELVLANLMQKFEWDLVDGKKGEELDAIEHPGVTIHRKNPLFVVATQSYF from the exons ATGTTGTTGAATCTATTTCTACTTCTTCTGACAGGTCTATTCTTAGTATATTTTGTTACAATATGGTTGTATAAACCATGTAGTAACAAAAGATTACCACCATCACCACCAAAGCTACCAATCTTGGGaaatcttcatcagttgagtccacTGACTCACCGTTCCTTGCAATCATTGGGGAGAAAATATGGGCCGGTCTTTCTTCTTCACTTCGGTAGCAAGCCGGTGTTCATTGTTCAATCAGCTGATGTAGCTAAGGAGATAATGAAAACAAATGATCTGTTGTTTGCTGATAAGCCTACTGCAAGAATCACAGACAAACTATTCTACAACTCCAAGGATATACTTGTCGCGCCTTATGGCGAGTATTGGAGGAAAATGAAAAGCATGTGTATTCTCCAGCTTTTGAATGCTAAAAGGGTTCAGTCCTTCCATGCCATAAGGGAGGAGGAAACGGCCCTTTTGATAGAAAGGATCAAGTCATGTTCTTCGTCCTGTTTGCCAGTAAACTTGAGTGAATTGTTTCTGTCGCTCGCCAATGATCTGATCTGCAGATCGGCTTTTGGAAGAAAGTACACTGATGGGAATAAGTTTCCAATGCTTCTGAAGGAGCTTTTACATCTGCTGGGAAGGGTAAGGATTGGAGAATTTATACCTTTTCTCGCTTGGATTGACCGCGTAAGCGGTTTTGATGCTAAAGTTGATAGCATTGCTAAAGAATTTGATGACTTCTTGGAGATAGTAATCCAAGAGCACATGAATACAGGCCAAGATAAAGGTGATGCAGTGGTGGAGGAGGAAAAAAGCAGAGAGAATTTTGCTGACATTTTGCTCAAGATTTACAAGGATAATGTGACTGGTGTCTACATTGACAGAGATAATATCAAAGGGATAATTTTG GACATACTAGTTGGGGGAACTGATACTACTTCTACAACACTGGAGTGGGCGATGACCGAACTTCTACGCCACCCTACAGTCTTGAAGAAACTGCAAAGCGAAGTCCGAGAAATCCTTAAAGGCAGACAGGACATCACCGATGATGACATGGAGAAAATGCATTATTTGAAAGCCGTGATCAAAGAAACTCTTCGTTACCACCCTCCAATACCATTCATAGCCAGAGTAGCACGAGACAGCCTTAAAATCATGGGATTTGATATTGCATTGGGGACAATGGTAATAACCAATGCATGGGCTATAGGTAGAGATCCTGCGTCATGGACTGAACCCGAAAGATTCATGCCGGAGAGATTTTTGAATTCTTCAGTAGATTTTAAGGGGCACGATTTCGGGTTTATCCCATTTGGTGCCGGGAGAAGGGGTTGCCCAGGGATCGCATTCGCAACGGCAAGTGTTGAACTTGTGTTAGCTAAtcttatgcaaaagtttgaatGGGATTTGGTTGATGGGAAAAAAGGGGAGGAATTGGATGCCATAGAGCATCCAGGTGTTACCATTCATAGGAAAAATCCTCTTTTTGTCGTAGCAACTCAAAGTTATTTCTAG